One genomic segment of Rivularia sp. PCC 7116 includes these proteins:
- a CDS encoding CHAT domain-containing protein has protein sequence MARKWSAFLLTVERFLKKLCAPLRLPPRSCAFEKKIIYKWFHRRMAIVLFLISLLFAFEISPVFSQTPQSTVQVVQQGKMYYEKGQYKQAIEKLQQAVNNFSTSGDKLNQAVTLSNLSLAHQELGEWQEAEKSITRSLEIIGFDIQKPQITRFSNQKLTILAPSLDIYGKLWYKRSNPERALNYWRLAAKIYQKLNINPGLIQNQINQVQALQSLGLYQQAKANIGQIEKNLETLPAALKIQALLSLGDILRATGDFKSSQMVLEEALAITKDTPSIAAKSWLSLGNTFYARGNLERDRNQKTPQNQVIPWQCNINTVPSEALPFYKQADKAYQQTINLASNTKEFFTKAQINRLSLLTDTGNFASALQTSRNLNLSNLPPSRTKVYTQINLARELACLNQQPQLVNNISSWQEIDGILKDAVEIAGKLADNKAKSYAIGNRGSLYEYLAIQNQINSRNQKQNKFNLRNLKTAQKLTAEALLLAQPSEAPSIAYQWQWQLGRLANLAGDKEKAVANYQAAVNTLELVRDDLLSINSDVQFSFRDNVEPIYRQLVSLLLTNPENTSLPQQNLTSAINLIDSLQLAELENFLRCNLDYLARDNRNVAQIQQNAAFIYPIILKDRLEVVYKLPGKSFKSYSNSVSSEQVVNTAQKLRKAIAKRDTETAIKYSQTVYQWLIKPFETELETNQAVETLVFVLDTELRNIPMAVLYDQKNKEYLIEKKYALSILPTSQLFNLRPSSEKLKILAGGISESLEVENRKFEAINAKDELAQIAELASTQRLLNQEFNQKALQEKLQNQDFSVLHLATHGNFSSDPEQTYILAYDELLRPNDINKLLGGQNQQTPNRIELLVLSACQTAEGDNRATLGLAGLAVRAGADSTLATLWKVNDEFTIKLIKKFYQELSAGVSKSEALHRAQKALVYGQKYRNEPYDWGAYVLVGNWL, from the coding sequence ATGGCAAGAAAATGGTCTGCTTTTCTCCTTACAGTGGAACGCTTTTTGAAAAAACTCTGCGCTCCTTTGCGCTTACCTCCACGCTCCTGTGCGTTTGAAAAAAAGATAATTTATAAGTGGTTCCATCGCAGGATGGCAATAGTTTTATTTTTGATTAGTTTATTGTTTGCGTTTGAAATATCTCCTGTATTTTCTCAAACTCCGCAATCTACTGTACAAGTAGTGCAGCAGGGAAAAATGTATTATGAAAAAGGACAGTATAAGCAAGCTATTGAGAAGTTGCAACAAGCAGTTAATAATTTTTCTACCTCGGGGGATAAACTTAATCAAGCTGTAACTTTGAGTAATCTTTCCCTAGCTCATCAAGAATTAGGAGAATGGCAAGAAGCAGAAAAAAGTATTACCAGAAGTTTGGAAATTATTGGTTTTGATATTCAAAAGCCACAAATTACCAGATTTTCAAATCAAAAATTAACAATACTAGCGCCATCTTTAGATATTTACGGAAAACTTTGGTATAAACGCTCTAATCCCGAACGTGCTTTAAATTATTGGCGACTTGCTGCTAAAATTTACCAAAAATTAAATATTAATCCTGGACTAATTCAAAATCAAATTAACCAAGTTCAAGCATTGCAATCTTTGGGATTATATCAACAGGCAAAAGCTAACATAGGGCAGATAGAGAAAAATCTAGAAACATTACCAGCAGCTTTAAAAATACAAGCTTTGCTGAGTTTAGGAGATATTTTACGCGCAACTGGGGATTTTAAAAGTTCTCAAATGGTTTTAGAAGAAGCTCTTGCTATAACCAAAGATACACCCAGTATTGCTGCTAAATCCTGGCTGAGTTTGGGAAATACTTTTTACGCCAGGGGAAATTTGGAACGAGACAGAAATCAAAAAACCCCACAAAATCAAGTTATTCCTTGGCAGTGTAATATAAATACCGTTCCTTCAGAGGCATTACCTTTTTACAAACAAGCCGATAAAGCTTATCAACAAACAATAAATTTAGCATCCAACACCAAAGAATTTTTTACAAAAGCACAAATCAACCGTTTGAGTCTGCTGACAGATACGGGAAACTTTGCATCAGCACTGCAAACAAGTCGAAATCTTAACTTATCCAATTTACCCCCCAGTCGAACCAAAGTTTACACTCAAATTAATTTAGCTCGGGAATTAGCTTGTCTAAATCAACAACCACAGCTTGTAAATAATATTTCTTCGTGGCAAGAAATTGATGGAATCTTGAAAGATGCTGTAGAAATTGCCGGAAAATTAGCAGATAATAAGGCAAAGTCTTATGCAATAGGTAATCGCGGCAGTTTGTATGAATACTTAGCAATTCAAAATCAAATAAACTCCCGAAATCAAAAGCAAAATAAATTTAATTTACGAAACTTAAAAACAGCCCAAAAATTAACCGCAGAAGCTTTATTACTTGCTCAACCTTCGGAAGCGCCAAGTATAGCTTATCAATGGCAATGGCAATTAGGAAGATTAGCAAATCTTGCAGGAGACAAAGAAAAAGCTGTTGCTAATTATCAAGCTGCTGTCAATACTTTAGAATTAGTCCGAGATGATTTACTCAGCATTAATTCAGATGTCCAATTTTCTTTCCGGGATAACGTCGAGCCAATTTACCGACAGTTAGTTAGTTTGCTTTTGACAAATCCAGAAAATACTTCTTTACCACAACAGAATTTAACATCAGCGATTAACTTAATTGACTCGCTGCAACTTGCGGAATTAGAAAACTTTTTACGCTGCAATCTCGATTATTTAGCTAGAGATAACCGAAATGTTGCTCAAATACAACAAAACGCAGCATTCATCTATCCAATTATTTTAAAAGATAGATTAGAAGTTGTTTATAAATTACCAGGAAAATCTTTCAAATCTTACAGCAATTCCGTAAGCAGCGAACAAGTTGTAAATACCGCTCAAAAGTTGCGAAAAGCCATAGCGAAACGCGACACAGAAACAGCAATAAAATACTCTCAAACAGTTTATCAATGGTTAATCAAACCTTTTGAGACAGAATTAGAAACAAATCAAGCTGTAGAAACTTTAGTATTTGTCCTCGATACCGAATTACGTAATATTCCCATGGCTGTTTTGTACGACCAAAAAAATAAGGAATATTTAATTGAGAAAAAATACGCTTTAAGTATTTTACCAACCTCCCAACTATTTAATTTACGTCCTTCCTCTGAAAAACTGAAAATTTTAGCCGGAGGAATCAGCGAATCATTGGAAGTAGAAAACCGGAAATTTGAAGCAATAAATGCCAAAGACGAATTAGCACAGATAGCCGAATTAGCATCTACTCAAAGACTGTTAAATCAAGAATTCAATCAAAAAGCTCTGCAAGAAAAACTACAAAATCAAGACTTTTCTGTGCTTCATCTCGCAACTCACGGTAACTTTAGTTCCGACCCCGAACAAACCTATATACTTGCTTATGATGAACTACTGCGACCAAATGATATAAATAAGCTGCTAGGTGGTCAAAATCAACAAACGCCGAACCGTATAGAATTACTAGTTTTAAGTGCTTGTCAAACTGCTGAAGGTGATAACCGAGCCACACTAGGATTAGCAGGTTTAGCAGTACGTGCGGGTGCTGACAGTACCTTAGCGACTTTGTGGAAAGTAAACGATGAATTTACAATCAAATTGATTAAGAAATTTTATCAAGAATTGAGTGCGGGAGTTAGCAAATCCGAAGCCCTACATCGAGCGCAGAAAGCATTAGTATACGGACAAAAATATCGTAATGAACCTTATGATTGGGGTGCTTATGTTTTGGTGGGGAATTGGTTGTAG
- a CDS encoding DUF928 domain-containing protein yields MKIINLQNKIIFTISVILVNIILSPVLVAAQTNSQEDDFPAAPDTGTPVGTSTPGGSRPNTNCPETKLPLRALIANNGKDFTVAEYPNLLFNVPYASNQISNIEFALKDPAELKTVYRTAIKLTGKPGIVKVSIPQKSEYALKSNKDYRWNLILYCRGNKTDEPDQVLTGWIKSVPMKTQLNNQEYQSYIENNIWYDGISLLADKYFADPNNSKLKADWQNLSKSLKWDNLDNKGFAEIVLVEPAE; encoded by the coding sequence ATGAAAATTATCAACCTTCAAAATAAAATAATATTTACTATTAGTGTAATTCTAGTAAATATTATCTTATCCCCGGTTTTAGTCGCAGCCCAAACTAATTCCCAAGAGGATGATTTTCCAGCAGCGCCAGATACTGGTACTCCCGTAGGTACTTCAACTCCAGGGGGTTCTCGTCCCAATACAAACTGTCCCGAAACTAAGTTACCTTTGAGAGCTTTGATAGCTAACAATGGTAAAGATTTTACTGTTGCCGAATATCCAAATTTATTATTTAATGTTCCCTATGCTTCTAATCAAATTAGTAACATTGAATTTGCTTTAAAAGACCCCGCAGAATTAAAAACAGTTTACCGAACCGCTATTAAGTTGACTGGAAAACCGGGCATTGTTAAAGTGTCAATTCCTCAAAAATCAGAATATGCATTGAAATCGAATAAAGACTACCGCTGGAACCTGATTTTATATTGTCGTGGCAATAAAACTGACGAACCAGACCAAGTTTTAACAGGTTGGATAAAAAGCGTACCAATGAAAACTCAATTAAATAATCAAGAATACCAAAGTTATATTGAAAATAATATTTGGTATGACGGTATTAGTTTACTGGCGGATAAATACTTTGCCGATCCAAATAATAGTAAATTAAAAGCGGATTGGCAAAATTTATCTAAGTCGTTGAAGTGGGATAATTTAGATAATAAAGGTTTTGCTGAAATTGTATTGGTAGAACCAGCAGAATAA
- a CDS encoding calcium-binding protein, which translates to MSHIKYAFGTKYNDVLNYTGAKRYFAYGRDGNDYIYGNSNNDILFGENGRDRLYGRGGNDKLYGGDRNDGLYGGAGNDSLYGGSGNDYLVGNGGKDYFDGGSGVDTVSYSYYTGNVYGDLIKNVASFSTSPYTETLKSIENLTGGSGNDWLRGDNSKNSLTGNAGNDFLFGRDGNDNLYGGSGNDYLYGGNHDDLLVGQGGKDYFDGGSGSDTVSYYDHTGNITADLKKDVASFSNLSYTETLRNIENLNGGLGNDTLKGDDGKNILRGGVGNDWVYGENGKDTIWGDSGNDYLFGGWGDDVLYGGFGNDVVYGNEGNDWLYGQQNDDIILGWKGNDKLFGGSGNDRLDGSSPFERNASRRSEYDDLTGNGGADVFILGWRNSSVQQSYYLGLGYATITDFDHYEGDKIQLFGSSSDYTLTYGNWEGGSALDTVIRRNGDAIGVVQDTTSVLFSRDFTFV; encoded by the coding sequence ATGTCTCACATTAAATATGCATTCGGAACCAAATACAATGATGTCTTGAACTATACAGGAGCAAAAAGATACTTTGCCTATGGTCGAGACGGTAATGACTATATCTATGGCAACAGCAACAACGACATACTATTTGGTGAAAATGGTCGCGATCGGCTGTATGGCAGAGGTGGTAATGACAAGCTATATGGCGGCGATCGCAATGATGGGCTGTATGGAGGTGCTGGTAATGACAGTCTCTACGGTGGTAGTGGAAATGACTATCTTGTAGGTAATGGTGGAAAAGACTATTTTGATGGTGGAAGTGGTGTTGATACTGTTTCTTACTCTTACTATACCGGCAATGTTTATGGGGATTTGATCAAAAATGTTGCCAGTTTCTCGACTTCTCCATACACCGAAACTCTTAAAAGTATTGAAAATTTAACTGGAGGTTCGGGAAATGATTGGCTCAGGGGAGATAATAGTAAAAATTCTTTGACTGGTAATGCGGGAAATGATTTCCTGTTCGGCAGAGATGGTAATGACAACCTATATGGTGGTTCCGGCAATGACTATTTATATGGTGGAAATCATGACGATTTGCTTGTAGGACAAGGTGGAAAAGACTATTTTGATGGGGGAAGTGGTTCAGATACTGTCTCTTACTACGATCATACCGGAAACATCACTGCGGATTTGAAAAAAGATGTCGCTAGTTTTTCCAATTTAAGCTACACCGAGACTCTGAGAAATATTGAGAATTTAAATGGAGGTTTGGGGAACGATACGCTCAAGGGCGATGATGGTAAAAATATTTTAAGAGGTGGTGTAGGTAACGATTGGGTTTATGGAGAAAATGGCAAGGATACGATCTGGGGTGATAGCGGGAATGATTATCTCTTTGGTGGTTGGGGAGATGATGTGCTTTACGGTGGTTTCGGAAATGATGTTGTTTACGGAAATGAAGGAAATGATTGGCTCTACGGTCAACAAAACGATGACATAATCCTTGGCTGGAAAGGTAATGATAAGTTGTTTGGTGGTTCTGGAAACGACCGTTTAGATGGTTCTAGTCCTTTTGAAAGAAATGCTTCGAGAAGAAGTGAATACGACGATTTGACGGGGAATGGAGGAGCAGATGTATTTATCTTAGGCTGGAGAAATTCTTCTGTTCAACAATCTTACTATCTAGGTTTAGGCTATGCAACCATCACCGATTTCGACCATTATGAAGGCGATAAAATCCAACTCTTTGGTAGCAGCAGTGATTACACCCTCACTTATGGCAACTGGGAAGGTGGTTCGGCATTGGACACCGTAATTAGAAGAAACGGGGATGCGATCGGTGTTGTTCAGGATACTACTAGCGTTCTCTTCTCCCGAGACTTTACTTTCGTTTAA
- a CDS encoding DUF1822 family protein, with amino-acid sequence MNLSINDLALIYPEQVFLEFSQSEREKAWQETQNHNYSNATARWISYINLLCTNTFFQYLQSEADIQTNNYRIWQENDLPSIWNLVNGTALELNSTRVILVPHEENDISELRVPKEWIDLPQWVGNYYLAVEINVEQCWLRICGYSTHQQLKEVGKHDFTDETYSLAVEELTEDLTTMLAGIELFSIQKPVVEVLPVLSEAEINYLLKVLEQSNLYSPRLELPFTQWGALINEHRLRKRLYQPQQAENAVTQITQLITDTTINLGQWFDSVFEAGWQSLDALINPQVGNLAFAFRQGNTNRELTVEAAKIIDLGIQLGNQSVALLIGLTRENDDKIGVRIQLHPASEQNYLPTKIKLALFSRSGKTLQQLESRTQDNLIQLKRFTCPIGKKFSIQVSLNDFSITENFVITMPVNHE; translated from the coding sequence ATGAATTTAAGTATCAACGATCTAGCATTAATTTATCCAGAACAAGTTTTCCTAGAATTTTCTCAATCGGAGCGAGAGAAAGCATGGCAAGAAACTCAAAATCATAATTATTCTAATGCTACCGCACGTTGGATAAGTTACATAAACCTACTTTGCACAAATACTTTTTTCCAATATCTGCAAAGCGAAGCTGATATACAAACAAATAATTATAGAATTTGGCAAGAAAATGATTTACCTAGTATTTGGAATTTAGTCAATGGTACAGCTTTAGAATTAAATTCAACTCGGGTGATATTAGTTCCTCACGAAGAAAACGATATTTCCGAGCTACGAGTTCCCAAAGAATGGATAGATTTACCGCAATGGGTAGGTAACTATTATCTTGCAGTAGAAATAAATGTAGAACAGTGCTGGCTGCGGATATGCGGATATTCAACTCATCAGCAATTAAAAGAAGTTGGTAAACATGACTTTACCGACGAAACTTATTCGCTTGCAGTTGAAGAATTAACTGAAGATTTAACCACAATGCTAGCTGGAATAGAACTTTTTTCAATTCAAAAACCTGTTGTAGAAGTCTTACCTGTTTTGTCTGAAGCTGAAATAAATTATTTATTAAAAGTTCTTGAGCAATCAAATCTTTATTCACCACGTTTAGAGCTACCTTTCACTCAATGGGGTGCATTAATTAACGAACATAGATTAAGAAAAAGGCTATATCAACCACAACAAGCTGAAAATGCAGTAACACAAATTACCCAGTTGATTACAGATACTACTATTAATTTGGGACAATGGTTTGATTCAGTATTTGAAGCTGGCTGGCAGTCTTTGGATGCATTAATCAATCCACAAGTCGGAAACTTAGCTTTTGCTTTCAGACAAGGCAATACTAACAGAGAATTGACTGTTGAAGCTGCAAAAATAATTGATTTAGGAATACAACTGGGCAATCAATCGGTTGCATTATTAATTGGTTTGACGCGAGAAAATGATGATAAAATTGGCGTTCGTATCCAGCTACATCCTGCTAGCGAACAAAATTATTTACCTACAAAAATTAAGTTGGCTTTATTTTCGCGCTCCGGTAAAACCTTGCAGCAACTAGAATCGCGTACTCAAGATAATTTAATTCAATTAAAAAGATTTACCTGTCCAATAGGAAAAAAATTTAGCATTCAAGTTTCTTTAAATGATTTTAGTATTACTGAAAACTTTGTCATTACAATGCCAGTAAATCATGAGTAA
- a CDS encoding CHASE2 domain-containing protein, which translates to MSKVVVLNLGKGNLQTGFPFVTAQLNISGKVMQFTGSLTAFPELLELYRRWQLLYELLYKARSINIRSFSSLAINQDKDEDEDDDIIIDEADITHVSDSDFDDICKQLKLSLDNWLDSPGFRLIERQLRKELHPQDEIQFIIQTEDSQLRKIPWYIWQFCHDYRRAEISLSSLNFEPGKIKHTSGKKVRILAIIGDSTEIDIETDRKFIAGLTDAETVFLVEPQRQELDEFIWDKKGWDILFFAGHSNTEDDGNSGNIYINKTDSLTINQLKNALSRAIETGLQLAIFNSCEGLGLAAQLTELHIPQIIVMREPVPDSVAQQFLKYFLTAFAKDESFYLSVREARERLQGIEAQFPGASWLPVIFQNPAEIPPTWQQLRDKLDFIPASQAASIRPKFSTVILSSVIITVLLMGLRWLGVMQPWELKAFDFLMQKMPIQKADKRILVIGADEEDISSSRYGYPLPDKTLNQLLEKIQTYQPAAIGVDIFRDQQVPKNNNNQQTLLNQWQKDKNIIAICAGNNLKNSTAPPQNISPQQVGFVDLYDDKSQTQEQDDTIRRYLLSRTPNPISQISRCSTAYSFAWQLIYRYFKSKGIPVRTVDKNWQFGDVIVKRLQPRSGGYQNLDASGNQLLINYRNTPKIAQKVTIRDVLENSNYFNPDWVKDRIVLVGVTATSIRDIHDTPYGEIRGLFIHAHGISQILSAVEDNRALIWWLPQWGDTILVLFFSCVGGIIIWYWRNPKYQIIAISSAAIIIYIVCWFAFTKGGWFPLIPSILALLSTSGIVAVLILKRQNVMGN; encoded by the coding sequence ATGAGTAAAGTAGTCGTATTAAATCTAGGAAAGGGCAATTTACAAACAGGCTTCCCCTTCGTCACTGCTCAATTAAATATATCTGGTAAAGTAATGCAGTTTACCGGTAGTTTAACTGCTTTTCCCGAGCTTTTAGAACTTTATCGTCGCTGGCAATTACTTTATGAGTTATTATATAAAGCTCGTTCAATTAATATTCGCAGCTTTAGCTCTTTAGCAATCAATCAAGATAAAGACGAAGACGAAGACGACGACATAATTATTGATGAAGCAGACATTACTCACGTTAGTGATAGCGATTTTGACGATATTTGCAAGCAATTAAAATTGAGTTTAGATAACTGGCTGGATTCTCCAGGTTTTCGCCTTATTGAGCGCCAGTTACGTAAAGAATTGCATCCTCAAGATGAAATACAATTTATTATTCAAACTGAAGATAGTCAATTACGGAAAATTCCTTGGTATATTTGGCAATTTTGTCACGATTATCGTCGTGCTGAAATATCTTTAAGTTCTCTCAATTTTGAACCGGGTAAAATTAAACATACTTCTGGTAAAAAAGTCCGAATTTTAGCAATTATTGGTGATAGTACTGAAATTGATATTGAAACTGATAGGAAATTTATTGCCGGATTAACCGATGCAGAAACTGTTTTTTTAGTAGAACCCCAGCGGCAAGAATTAGATGAATTTATCTGGGATAAAAAAGGTTGGGATATTTTATTTTTTGCCGGACATAGCAACACTGAAGATGACGGCAATAGTGGTAATATTTATATTAACAAAACAGATAGTTTAACTATTAACCAATTAAAAAATGCTTTGAGCAGAGCTATTGAAACAGGTTTGCAGCTAGCAATTTTTAACTCCTGTGAAGGTTTGGGATTAGCCGCTCAGTTAACAGAGTTACATATACCACAAATTATTGTCATGCGCGAACCCGTTCCCGACAGCGTAGCGCAGCAATTCTTAAAATATTTTTTAACAGCTTTTGCTAAAGATGAATCGTTTTATTTATCAGTAAGAGAAGCACGAGAAAGATTACAAGGAATAGAAGCACAATTTCCCGGTGCTTCTTGGCTGCCCGTAATTTTTCAAAATCCAGCAGAAATTCCGCCCACCTGGCAACAATTACGAGATAAACTTGATTTTATTCCTGCTTCTCAAGCTGCTTCGATTCGACCAAAATTTTCTACAGTAATTTTGAGTAGTGTAATTATTACAGTATTATTAATGGGTTTGAGATGGTTGGGAGTAATGCAGCCATGGGAATTAAAAGCCTTTGATTTTCTCATGCAAAAAATGCCTATTCAAAAAGCAGATAAACGCATTTTAGTTATTGGTGCTGATGAAGAAGATATTAGCAGCAGTAGATACGGTTATCCTTTACCAGATAAAACTTTAAATCAACTCTTAGAAAAAATTCAGACTTATCAACCAGCAGCGATTGGAGTAGATATATTTAGAGACCAACAAGTACCAAAAAACAATAACAACCAACAAACGCTACTTAATCAATGGCAAAAAGATAAAAATATAATTGCGATTTGTGCTGGTAATAATTTAAAAAATAGCACCGCACCACCGCAAAATATTTCACCTCAACAAGTCGGCTTTGTGGATTTGTATGACGATAAATCGCAAACCCAAGAACAAGACGATACAATTCGTCGCTATCTATTATCCCGCACTCCTAATCCTATTTCTCAAATTTCTCGCTGCTCCACAGCTTATTCTTTTGCTTGGCAATTAATTTACAGGTATTTTAAATCGAAAGGAATTCCGGTTAGAACTGTAGATAAAAATTGGCAGTTTGGCGATGTGATTGTAAAACGCTTGCAGCCTAGAAGCGGTGGATATCAAAACTTAGATGCAAGCGGAAATCAACTATTAATTAACTATCGTAATACTCCTAAAATTGCTCAAAAAGTCACTATTAGAGACGTTTTAGAAAATAGCAATTATTTTAATCCTGATTGGGTAAAAGATAGAATAGTATTAGTTGGCGTTACAGCAACAAGTATTCGCGATATTCACGATACACCATACGGAGAAATTAGAGGATTATTTATTCACGCTCATGGGATAAGCCAAATTTTGAGTGCAGTAGAAGACAACCGCGCTTTAATATGGTGGCTACCTCAATGGGGAGATACTATTTTAGTTTTGTTTTTCTCTTGCGTAGGTGGAATAATAATTTGGTACTGGCGAAATCCCAAATATCAAATAATAGCAATTAGTAGCGCTGCAATTATTATATATATAGTTTGCTGGTTTGCTTTTACAAAAGGTGGTTGGTTTCCATTAATTCCTTCAATATTAGCTTTACTTAGTACGAGTGGAATTGTTGCGGTTTTGATTTTGAAAAGGCAAAATGTAATGGGTAATTAA
- a CDS encoding ShlB/FhaC/HecB family hemolysin secretion/activation protein, which produces MNQYILKIIIITKALLIIALTTIAVKAQTTNTPPPQDVIPPTPQPTPIPDATPSLPPPPEDVLPTPTSPTPSDRLPATETETITVTEFEFIGNTVLTSVELNQRINTKFIENNLSKTFSLQQLLQIAAEVANFYAEKGYSTSGAIISIPEATRNQQRGIVNIKVIEGKLEEINVTGSRRLNRSYVKSRLRVNSDKPLNINRLQENLQLLSLNPPIEQISAQLSAGSRPGLSVLNVEFKEAKSFNTTVNLDNGRSPSVGSFQRQLFAREANVTGNGDALSLGYSNTDGSNSLDASYTLPLNPQNGTLRFSFNTTDSNVIEPPFDDINQDGRGSDIESASSFYEISFRQPLSRRIKNRTFREFAIGVSSSLRDSETSLLDEPFPLSPGADDEGDTRVFALRFFQDWTQQNAKEVIAFRSQVSFGLDAFNSTVNKRIPETGEFVPDSRFFAWQGQGQWVRTLAPQTLLLVRANAQLSDQGLLSSEQFTIGGLGSVRGYRQNQLLADNGVFASAEVQLPILRTGKNKSAPTGILQIIPFFDIGTAWNNSGIENADTSTLISLGMGLQWRNNNDFIARLDWGIPLTNVDSRDRTWQENGLLFSLQWNAF; this is translated from the coding sequence ATGAATCAATATATACTTAAAATAATTATTATTACAAAAGCTCTGTTAATCATTGCTTTAACAACTATTGCTGTAAAAGCACAAACTACCAATACACCACCACCCCAAGATGTAATTCCCCCAACTCCCCAACCGACTCCAATTCCCGACGCGACTCCGTCACTACCTCCACCGCCGGAAGATGTTTTACCAACTCCAACATCTCCAACCCCGTCGGATAGACTTCCTGCAACAGAAACGGAAACTATCACTGTTACTGAATTTGAGTTTATAGGAAATACTGTTCTAACTTCTGTTGAGTTAAATCAACGCATCAATACTAAATTTATAGAAAATAATTTATCTAAAACCTTTTCATTACAACAATTACTGCAAATTGCTGCTGAGGTAGCGAATTTCTATGCGGAAAAAGGTTACAGTACTTCTGGTGCAATTATTTCGATTCCCGAAGCTACTCGCAACCAGCAAAGGGGAATTGTCAATATTAAAGTTATTGAAGGTAAGTTAGAAGAAATCAACGTTACAGGTTCGAGAAGACTCAACCGCAGCTATGTTAAATCTCGGCTCAGGGTTAATTCAGATAAACCTTTAAATATTAACCGCTTACAGGAAAATTTACAGTTACTCAGCCTCAACCCTCCGATCGAGCAGATATCTGCACAACTCAGCGCTGGTTCTCGTCCGGGTTTGAGCGTATTAAATGTAGAATTTAAGGAAGCGAAATCTTTCAACACTACCGTTAATTTGGATAATGGGCGATCGCCAAGTGTAGGAAGTTTTCAAAGACAGCTTTTTGCCAGGGAAGCTAATGTTACGGGTAATGGTGATGCTTTGAGTTTGGGTTACAGCAACACCGATGGTAGCAATAGTTTGGATGCCAGCTATACTTTACCGCTCAATCCTCAAAATGGCACTTTACGTTTTAGCTTCAACACAACCGATAGCAATGTTATCGAACCACCTTTTGATGATATAAATCAAGATGGTCGTGGTTCCGATATTGAATCTGCATCTAGTTTTTATGAAATCTCGTTTCGTCAACCTTTGAGTCGCCGGATTAAAAACCGCACTTTCCGAGAATTCGCCATTGGCGTAAGCAGTTCTTTACGTGATAGCGAAACTTCTTTGTTAGACGAACCTTTTCCTTTATCTCCCGGTGCTGATGATGAGGGAGATACTCGCGTTTTTGCACTGCGGTTTTTTCAAGATTGGACTCAGCAAAATGCAAAAGAAGTAATTGCATTTCGTTCTCAAGTTAGCTTTGGTTTAGATGCTTTTAACTCAACCGTTAATAAACGGATTCCCGAAACCGGGGAATTCGTTCCCGACAGTCGCTTTTTTGCATGGCAAGGGCAAGGGCAATGGGTACGAACTTTAGCACCGCAGACTCTATTATTAGTCCGTGCTAACGCTCAATTATCAGATCAAGGACTTTTATCATCGGAACAGTTTACCATTGGTGGATTAGGAAGCGTGCGCGGTTATCGCCAAAATCAACTGCTTGCCGACAACGGTGTTTTTGCTTCTGCTGAGGTACAGTTACCAATTCTTCGTACAGGTAAAAATAAATCGGCTCCTACAGGGATTTTACAGATAATACCTTTCTTCGATATTGGTACCGCTTGGAATAATTCCGGTATCGAAAATGCCGATACTAGTACTTTAATATCTTTAGGAATGGGGTTGCAATGGCGAAATAATAATGATTTTATCGCTCGTTTGGACTGGGGTATTCCTTTAACTAATGTAGATTCGAGGGACAGGACATGGCAAGAAAATGGTCTGCTTTTCTCCTTACAGTGGAACGCTTTTTGA